The proteins below are encoded in one region of Chroicocephalus ridibundus chromosome 9, bChrRid1.1, whole genome shotgun sequence:
- the TLNRD1 gene encoding talin rod domain-containing protein 1, which yields MASGGSGKSSSEVSGGGIPSSGSLQRKKLISICDHCKIKMQLVADLLLLSSETRPVNTESLSVFGESFEKCRDTIIARTKGLSILTHDVQSQLNMGRFGEVGESLMEMGELVVSLTECSAHAAYLAAVETPGAQPAMPGLVDRYKVTRCRHEVEHGCGVLKTTPLADMSPQLLLEVSQNMSKNLKFLTDACVLASEKSKDKFAKEQFKLSVKCMSTSASALLACVKEVKTSPSELTRNRCVLFSGPLVQSVYALVGFATEPQFLGKAATINPEGKAVQTAILGGAMSVVSACVLLTQCLRDIAQHPESSTKMSDYRERLRNSACAVSDGCNLLSQALRERSSPRTLPPVNSNSVN from the coding sequence ATGGCTAGCGGTGGCTCTGGCAAGTCCAGCAGCGAGGTGTCTGGCGGCGGCATCCCCAGCAGCGGTtccctgcagaggaagaagctcATCTCTATCTGCGACCACTGCAAGATCAAGATGCAACTGGTGGCcgatctgctgctgctgtcgaGCGAGACCAGGCCGGTGAACACGGAGAGCCTGTCTGTCTTCGGTGAGTCCTTCGAGAAGTGCAGGGACACAATCATTGCCAGGACCAAAGGACTCTCCATCTTGACACATGACGTCCAGAGCCAGCTCAACATGGGACGCttcggggaggtgggggaaagcCTGATGGAGATGGGGGAGCTGGTGGTCTCCCTGACGGAATGCTCTGCCCACGCTGCCTACCTGGCTGCAGTGGAGACTCCAGGGGCCCAGCCTGCCATGCCTGGCTTGGTGGATCGCTACAAGGTGACCCGATGTAGGCATGAGGTGGAGCACGGCTGCGGGGTCTTGAAGACCACCCCTTTGGCAGATATGAGCCCTCAGCTCCTACTGGAGGTTTCTCAGAACATGTCCAAGAACTTGAAATTCCTGACAGACGCCTGCGTGCTGGCCAGTGAGAAATCCAAGGATAAATTTGCTAAGGAGCAGTTCAAACTCAGTGTCAAATGTATGAGCACCAGCGCCTCTGCCCTCTTGGCGTGTGTCAAGGAGGTCAAGACTTCACCCAGTGAGCTGACCAGGAACCGATGCGTCTTGTTCAGTGGACCTTTGGTGCAGTCCGTCTATGCTCTGGTGGGCTTTGCCACTGAGCCCCAGTTTTTGGGTAAAGCTGCCACCATTAATCCAGAGGGCAAAGCTGTGCAAACTGCCATCCTAGGAGGAGCCATGAGTGTGGTATCTGCTTGTGTGCTCCTGACCCAATGCCTCAGGGATATAGCCCAACACCCCGAAAGTAGCACCAAAATGAGCGATTACAGGGAAAGGTTGAGGAACTCAGCTTGCGCCGTCTCCGATGGTTGCAACCTGTTATCTCAGGCACTAAGAGAAAGATCTTCACCCAGGACTTTACCGCCAGTGAACTCCAATTCTGTGAATTAA
- the MESD gene encoding LRP chaperone MESD: protein MAAAAGWALLGLVLWLCAAAGAGEPEGKRRAGPAKKKDIRDYNDADMARLLEQWEKDDDIEEGDLPEHKRPPAPIDFSKIDPGKPESILKLTKKGKTLMMFVTVSGNPTEKETEEITSLWQGSLFNANYDVQRFIVGSNRAIFMLRDGGYAWEIKDFLINQERCADVTLEGQVYPGKGAGESEKVKNKTKPEKTKKKKDVDKKSNSVKEDNRATKQREEL, encoded by the exons atggcggcggccgctGGCTGGGCCCTGCTGGGCCTGGTGCTGTGGCTGTGCGCGGCAGCTGGGGCCGGCGAGCCGGAGGGGaagcggcgggcggggccggccAAGAAGAAGGACATTCGGGACTACAACGACGCGGACATGGCTCGGCTGCTGGAGCAGTGGGAG aaagatgaTGACATTGAAGAGGGGGATCTTCCCGAACACAAGAGGCCTCCAGCACCAATAGATTTCTCAAAAATTGATCCGGGCAAGCCTGAAAGTATCCTGAAGCTGACGAAAAAGGGGAAGACTCTGATGATGTTTGTCACGGTGTCGGGAAATCCCACAGAAAAGGAGACGGAAGAAATAACTAGCTTGTGGCAGGGCAGTCTCTTCAATGCAAACTATGATGTTCAAAG GTTTATTGTTGGCTCCAATCGTGCCATCTTTATGCTGCGTGATGGCGGTTACGCCTGGGAGATCAAAGACTTTCTGATAAACCAAGAAAGGTGTGCGGATGTTACTCTGGAAGGTCAGGTTTATCCTGGCAAAGGAGCAGGAGAAAGtgagaaagtgaaaaacaaaacaaaacctgaaaaaacaaagaagaaaaaagatgtggacaaGAAATCTAATAGTGTCAAAGAGGACAACCGAGCAACCAAACAGAGAGAGGAGCTATGA